In Betta splendens chromosome 1, fBetSpl5.4, whole genome shotgun sequence, the genomic stretch CAAATCTACAAATCTATGACAGATTTTATATAGGGAAGAGTCTTATGGTCACAAGAGCTCTACTGTATAAGTGGGTCCAACCCAGGTCCTGGGAATCACCGTGGCCTAAGAAGAACTCTGTACATGGCAAAGCCCAACACTGCAAACACTGTGGCCCCGACACTCATTCTCAGCCAGAAGGTGGAGTTCTTCAGGTCTGCCTGGTTTACGTGTCTGTTGAAGAGAGAAAAGGCAAATACAGGATGAAGGGAAGACAAAAATAGAACAGAATGAGATGACCGCAAGAACAAAATAATGATGCATAACACCATCAAAAAGAACATATAAAAAGATGGTAATGAAATATGATGCTAAAGCAAAAACTAAGCATTAACATGAGACATGCAGGATTGTGACaacacaagagacaagtttagaCATTGTTATATGAGACAtaagcaaagaaaacaacacggGACTCGGATGACAATGAAATATGaatcaaacagaacaaacactaTACGTAGcttgcaaagaaaaaaaaagaaaaaagagcaacTGAACAGAAATGCAAAAAGCATTGCTTCATTCGATGTCttcacaacaaagacaaacacatacagCCACTGTCATCAGCGGTGATGCAGCACCACCGCAAACAACTTAAAGAATGGCAGATGATTCAGAGATGACAGCGCACCGTGATGTCACAAGAGCAAAAAGAGAAGAGGACCTTCTGTGTACGACAGCGTAGAGTTTAGTCCTGaccgtctgcagcagctcagagttGAGGAGGTTCTGACACAAGCAGAAAGTGCACCGATTACAAGTGCACATGCAGCGCAACCGGGCGTGGCTGGGGAAAGATGAGGGGAAACACAACAACCCAACGGGCGAAGGGGGGAGAGGTTAACAGCTAAAAGATGCCACCACCGTTAGCAGAGATCTGCGTGGATGAGAGTCAGGTCTACAGAGAGcagagtgagagtgagtgacTGCTGAAGAGTGAGCCTCTGGGAGAGCTGAAGCACACTACTCAGCAGGAAACCCAGCATTCACCCGCAACATGTCCACAAGTCACAGAGGTGATGTCTGATATGGACAGGGAGGAAGTCTGTCCAAACGAACGGACAGAATTCCCAGTCATGAGAtaagataaaaacacaaaagcatccTATCTACTGTAAGTATAATACAATAGCACTTTAATGGGGTCTCACAACTTAATTTCATTGTATTTATGAATTTCTCTACATCAATGTAGTTTCTCTTGAAAATCTACTTCATAGAGGACGTTTGACACCTTCTGACGGTAGGTGTGTGCATACTTACGGGTGCATGGCCATAGTGGTAAGTTTGGTGTAGATGTCCTTGCTGGGTGCTGCCGCTGTGTTACAGGTGAAGGACTGGGGAGGAGGCATCTTGTGCCTCCTGCAGAACTCCAGAGGACTGCAGCGGTACATCTGTTTGACCTCGGTCAGGTCGGACTTCGCCGCTATCATCATACAGGGCGTTTTGCTGTCCATGAAGTATTGCTGTAGAAGGATGAGAGAAGAAGCGATGCTGTTTTAATGTGGTTTCTGGTTTGGCATTCGACGAGACAGTGCAGTCAAGTTTTACCTTGAAGACTTTTGCACAGTATTCGAAGGAGTAGGGGTTGCTGACGTCGTAGACCAGGCAGACGATGTCACAGGCCATATCGGCGTCAGACAGGTAGTCAAAGTCAGGGAAGACCTCATGAAGCTGAGAGGAGAATATAAACAGTACAATGACTGTGATCTTCAGACGTTATAACAAATTAGATGCAAATGGATAAAACTGACGCTTAAATATTTTTCTAGGTGTTTACATCCAGACAAAGAGCAGCCATGTTTGAAAGAAGTCTAAGAACATATGCGAACCATGTAGAAACGCTACGTCAAACAATAGCGCCAGGTTAAAACTATAAGTAGCTTATGTAAAAGAGACAGATAAGAACAGCAACCACATAGTGGGCCGCAACTGTGTTGTGCCTCACACTGCAGTctcacacacggacgcacgcaaAACTGCCTAAACACATGACTTCATTATCTTATTGTTCTATGTAATAAAAACTACATGACTCGTGTAATACAACATTTCAGGTAACATTCATACTTACAAGAAGATATTTCTCTTGGCCGTAAACATATGTTGTGCTGATGGCATAATAGGATCTGTGCTCCTCTTTAATCATATTTTGCTGCTGAAAAAGGGacataatataaaaatgtataaactGAATACAGCATATTTATATTGCTTTATGTAGTCTCTTAGTTGGACAGTGTTGAAACCCATTACCACCGTCCCTTTAACATCCGTAGACAACCTAACATGCtggcgtttgtttgtttaccaTCAAGTTTTGGCCCAGAAAAGCTTGAAGGAAGCCGCTCTTGCCGCTGCCAATATCCCCGAAGACGTTGCAGCGGAAAACGCTGCGCTGCGTCTGCTTCTTCTGCAGGTCAATCTTCTTATCTCTGGTCACTGCAGGGGGGGAAAACACAGGCTTCGGTGGATCAGTCGTACACAAAACACATGCCTGCAATCAGTCAGCAACAACGCTTTGAAGTGTTGCATGAGCTGCTCAATAACCCACGAAAGATGATAATAACCAATAATCCTTAACAATACTGATATGTTAAACacataaattaataaaactgcAAATTAACTACCCACAacttaatttattattattacgaaTGATTCCCATACCATAATAACAATGAGTATAAAGATAGTGGTGTGGTTTACCTGTAATCCCTGATGCATGAGACTCCTGCTCAGCAATTATTGAATAACCGAGGTAACCCAAATACTCCAGGCATCGTTGGACATCGAGATACGTAGTCAGCCTGACAAATATGAAAAGGCAACAGGAATGAAAattcatacaaataaaaaacaagaagtatttctttatttacattaacattttaacaGAAGTATCTTCCAGAAACATTTGAAAACTCTTTAAAAGAACATAAACTCAATTCAAAGCTTGTGTAGAACGTTAATATTTTGTAGAATTAATGCAATGTTAGTGTTGCATgctgtttaaaatataaatagttGCACTGAGACAAGAGCCTCAGAACAAGCAACAGAAGAAATATGGCAAAGTAAAACACCTCTTGAACATTTTTTAACTTACGTCCACTGGGAGAGGTACCCCTGGTATGTAATCCAGCCCTGGTCATTAGTGCAAACTGTGTTATTGACATCTGGACCCCAGGGCATGTATGGAAACACATCAAACAGGTCCTTCAACTCATCTGGTGACAAGGCACAGTCACGGTCCTGATAGACACAAAAGTTTGTTAGTGTTATACTAGGACTTAAAGTGTACACCGGCCCCAGTTCATCAACTTTCactaataataactaataagatAATCAGTTGCCTTATAAACGCACATATTTCCTGGTGGACAAACTGGGCACAAGCTGCCACATTCACTCTTTGACTTTCATTCGAACCTCGTGGCTAATTCGTCTGTCAATCCCTTCTCAGCGGCAGGACGTTGAATAACGCCTCAGCAGGTGGTCAGTGTTGGCTGTTGGAGTGTATTTTGGTTTTCTCCTGTGCTGGCTACTTAGCAGCTTCTTCTAAGTGCCTCCCCAGGGCAAAGGCCAATGTAAATAAAGAACAAGGCGCACAGGATTATACCTTGTCATGTTTGTCAAAGACGCTTTGGAGGAAGAGGTAGGCATTATGGTTGAGCTCGGTGGTGCAGTCTGGAGGGATTTTCAACCTAAAGAGAGAGACGTCGCAAAGAAGACacataaatgaaaccaatgcgcCAAAAAGTGAGACATACGAGTAGCATTACACATTTTTTATGCTTCACTTACTGCTCTGCTCTTTGTGCACATATCTGACAGGAGTGTTAAATCAAGTACTGCCTGTATTGTACAATTTACAGGTTTACACTAACAACACTACCAGCTGTGACTGTTTTTTCATTGGAGCCATGCATCTGAAAGATAGACTGAGTCTCACGGAGGGAAGAGGTAGTCCTGATTTAACTCCAGGTCGTCATCATATCCAAATCTCCTCAGCACTGTCCAAGTCGTTTCATGGCGACCGCGCTGAATGAACAAGGTGTGCAGGAAGAGAAACCCTGAAAAAGGggtcagagaaaaacaaagcaggaatAATGTGAATGCAGTTTCTGTGTCAAATCAGCACAGGGGGAAGTTCGATCACTTAATCCCTACCTTTCAGAGTGAGTCCGTTGTCACAGACTCCATCGTTTAAATTCTTCCTCACCACATTTTTTACATCCTCCAATGCCTGAGGCTCTAGTGGGGCGTTGAAACATGTCCGCTGTGAGGGGACAAACATAGGTGGAGCTGATCACCCAAGACAAGTTGAGGTTCATGAATTCTAATGTTCATCACAACAGCCATCACTTGATTTACCTGGAAGAAGTTGAGCTCGTTGTCATTTAGAATCCCATCATTGTCCAGGTCTGACACTTTGAAAATCCGAGTGAGGGCTTTAACACAAAGTGGCTTCATCTGCAAATCAATAACAAGTCAAGCTACTTATTTAGAATAATTGAATTTAAGGTACTTGAAATAATTTTATTCTTTAAGTTTCATAAAAGCAGCCACTGTCAACTGCAGTAAAACAGGCCATTAAGCACTTATTGAGCCAAACAGCTAATCTTTGCTCTCACATCTTTTTTCTCTGGACAGTAGAGAGGGCCTGTGGGGTGCAGAACCGCCTTCTGGGCGTAGTAGAACAGCTCTGAGATGTTCTTAAGGTTCTTTGCTGAACACTACAAACAAGTAAAAATTAGAGAATTTGGTTATACATATGTTTTCAGCTTCCTTCCTGACATGTATTGGGGATCAGCAACAGCAGTATCTGTAAATGCAACAGTGACCCGGCAAAGCAGCTTCATGGCAGTTCACCCACGTGTCAGTGTGAGTCTGTATATATGCTGTACGAGTGTATATGTGTGAGAGTTAAGTACAGGCCAGACAGGGTATTAACACACAGGATCTGTCTGAGCGACACGCCTCATGTAATTAACCGGTctgaggaaaagaaacaaccacAGGCGACGCCCTGTTAGGAAGCAGCAGTCAGTGAACTCAGCACCAACGTGTGACTAAATGAACAGTTGTcgaaaacatgttaaaaaaaaaccctgaacaACGTTTTTAATAAAGCTCTTAATGATCTTaagatgaaaatgaaacttTAATATTAGAGACACAACAGCAATAACACAGTGCGGCCGTTGTCTCACCTCAACACAAGTCTCTATCTCACTGTACTGGTTCATTATGGGCAGTatggtctccatgctgctgtgtTCCACCAGGTCAGACTTGTTCCCTACGAGGATCAGAGGAACCCTGGACACAATCACAATGCAGGACACAAGACAGATTACCAAACTAAAATAGAaagactgttttatttttttacatatttcgTTATTTTGTTCCCCAGCGAGTAATTTCACAGTGAAATCCCACATAAAAGAAGGCAGAAGGTTCTCATGTGTATTGATGCATTTTGTCTGCAGCTCACAGTGAAGCAATTTTCCAGCCTGTGACCCTGTGTCATCACTTCAAGCTGCAGTAGGCAATTTCCAAAGTTAAGGTGTTGCTTCACAAAAAGGGTCTTATTTACATTTCTTTGGGCATTAACAAACTGGAGTTTTCAAGaatatttcttttaattaataAGTTGTGTAGCATttactaaacaaacaaataacatcACACATATCTTTTGTGTATCTGTCCAATTTAATATCcatcttgttttattatgttACCAAGTATAACTGCTtgatgctggagcctatcccagctgtcaggtGGGTGGGATGTGTGGTTCAGCTTGCACAGACCACCGGTccatcacacattcacacacttaaAGACTATATTTCTGTAATAGGACACCACAGAACCCAAGCCGACAGCGGGAATCAAACGGATAGAGAGAACACTGGCTTTTAAACCTGTTGTGGTTTCTAAGGCTACTGGTGCATGCTGACTGTTTGTAGACGTAAGACTTGCACACACctgctgtctttgtctgtgttctcAGTTATGAGTGGGATCCAGTGACTGGTCACCTACGGCAAACAGAGGTTTTGATTGACAGGTTGTAATCTACACTCGAGTTCAGTTGTACTACTCAACAGCAGAACCACTCACCTTTTCTATGGACTTCTTGTTGTTGACAGAGTAGACGATGCAAATCACATTTGCCTGtaagcaaacaacaacagcaacacacatcCATCAGGATTTAACCTGAACTCAGCAGttttctctttgcttttctgttcctctctgcATCATACACCAACTGACCTTGGAGATCTCCTGAAACAGCTGCTCATCTGTCTGCTCCGCCTCTGTGGGAGGGAAACGTGTACTACAATCAACTACTCATCTCTCACAATTCACCAGACAGCAAAAGGCATAACCGGACGAAGACACGACTTAACGACAGCGCACAACAACCTGAATAGTCCACGATGTGCGTGGGGACTCTCTCAGGAGTGACATCCGCAGGTATCGTGATCTCTTCAGCTCGATAGGGAACCTAGGACGGACACAAGCGTTGGCAACAGGACACGAGGGTGAAACAGCGAGAGGTCGAGGGGTTAATGGTGTTCTCCGTACCACATCTGGGAACTCCTCGCTGACCAGGGACATGATGAGAGAGGTCTTCCCCACTTTGGCTGTGCAAGGGAGAAACCGCTTCTGTTCACACACTCAGTGAGTGACACAACTTCTCGATTAATCACGAATATAGTTATAGAGCTTCACAGGCAACACTGCACATGtgaccaggacacacacaacTCCACACAACCTGAAGCGCTGCCGTATTGACTTTTAAACATTAGGCTTCTTCGTGGGTTTACTTTACGGAACCGGTgtttagaaaaacaaagggaaacatTTTAGTTCCTAAAAAATGAGCAGCTGGAAAAGAAATCATTTTGGAGGACGCTTCCCTTTATTCAGCGAGTCAATGAACAAATATAACACAGAGGAAGATGAGAACGGTTTCGTTCATTCAAAAGAGGCTGGTTTAAGACAATTAGCTGCTCTGTTTTCAATGTAATATCTGCAAAGAGGGGACGCGACTTTAAAGCGGGCACGAGCATCATCGCCACCCGGACGCTGCCCAGCTGCTAGCATCGCGGTCCCAGCCGCTAGCATCCGTTAGCGCCCCACTCGTACTTACGCTCTCCCACCAACAGTATCCTCACGTCCTTGCGCATCTTCTCCGGCGGCGACGACCAGCTCGGTCCGCGGGGCTGTGACGCATCGGCGCTGCCGCCCGGGAGGGAGACGACCCGGGACCAGCTCTCCTCGGCCTGGCTCGCCCGCTAACGGCTACGTTCGCATGTCGGACGCCCGCGGACGCCGCGTTCGCCAAACACGCACAGCACAGCGCAGCGCAACACGCGTGATTTACCCGTGCACGCGAGAGGCGTTTTATTAAATGTCACCCGCGGGGTGGCTCCTGCTGGTCCCGCCGCCTCACCGACGCACAAACCCGGCCGTTACTGGCGACAGTGAGCGCGCGGTCCACCCCGCCCCTTCGCTTCAACTCTCGGCGCGAGATCAGCAAAGATCGTTTATTGTGGCTGAGGAAAGCGCCTGAAGAAATCGAAGCCACCCACTTTTCTGTATATCTAATATGACTGTTAACTACCAATACAAACTGTCTACTACTGTCTACAGACGGAGGTCTGAATTATTTTCAGAGCTATCTCCCTTAGTTAATGACCTAGCCCTAATATGGGAATGAGTGAGACCTCCTGTCTATtaacagctctgcagctcctgtcaACGTGCGCCGCCCGCAGGTAATAATAGGAACAGCAGGAAATTGGAAGTTGTAGAGGATCACGTGAGGTGTACCAACATTTCTAGGTTAAAcagtattttaaaacaaacaataagacTCGTATTATTATATTGCCAGGGAATATTATCTCAATTATTTAATTGACCTTATCAGTTCTACTCATGTATTGTTACTGCAGTAGACTAAATGTTTGTTCACATTAAGCTCTCACATAAATATGAtgcacaaaacaataaaatattcccacaaaatttcccacaaaaAAGAATTACTAGCATAAGTAGTCTACTGTAGGTGTTGTGCATTTACACAAATAGCATGTGATAGATTTTTTGTTCCTTTATCAGCAGGGTAGTATCactaaaataaagtaaaaaggtACAGATCTGCTGTGCTacattcattcacattatttACAGTTTGTATACATAAAACCAGAAAGCATTAAACAGTTAtaatttatatacatatatagtgAAAAAGCAAAGTATACATACTGCCTCTGCATACGATacaaaatatacaatatttGGTTCCAGCATTAATGgtgtattaaaaaaagaatactTTTAGGAATTACTTCCATAGAGATCTTTGCAATGACAATGCAGTAGAATGAAGAAATACTGCATGTAGCCGTGCCAGtaaagtgttttgtttgtgttgatttgtTAAGCCTCTTTTCTGTTTAGTCCGATGCATCCTGAACGGTTCCAGTTATTTCCCTCTTCTCAAGTTGGCCTCATCTTTATTAaaagaagacaaacacagagagtTAGGAGTAAATATTTCTATATGAACTAATCTATATGAGACATTAGCTGCTCTGATCTCTAACAGTGTCTTACTAGCATAGTCCTCCGGGGTCATGGGTTGGGAGATGATCGCTCTGAAGGCCTCCAGCCACTccgcctgctcctgctcctgctcacaCATGAACACGAACTGCCTGGTGGGGGTCTGCAGGGCGATGCCGCGGTGCCACCGGCCGCTCCTCGAGCTCTTGCTGGTGGTCTCGGAAACGGAGTAGTTGTGTCTCTCTGAGCCGATGAAGACGGAACCCAGATCTGTGGCGTCCTGTCAGAGGCATTAATGTGTCAAACAATAAGTtccctcatcacacacacacacacacacacacacacacacacacacacacacacacacacacacacacacacacacacacacacacacacacacttaccagTGGcgttttaaaatacagaagcTTTCTGCTTATGGAGCACAGTGTGAACCACCTCTTCTTGAATGACTCCCGTTGCTGAGGAcgtggggagagagagtgagtaaAAACATGAGCCCAGATCATGTTTCATCAGATTATAAAGATGAAGGTGCATATTGTAAATGCAAACAGACCGTGGGGCCTGTTTTCTCCATGTAGCCCTCTTTCAGGTAGTGTCTCGTTATCTGAGGTATCAACTAAAAGAGAAGAAGGTGAGACTCACGCGTAACTGCCCTGAAGCTGCAGGTTGACGCTTTAAACAAACTCACTTCGCTGTCCTGCTGACTGGGATGTTTCTTCTGAAGGTACGCGAAGCGCGTCGCTCGGATGGCGTTGAACACTGACACGATCACCTGCCCGTTCTCGTGGTACACAAACAGGTTCCTGGTGCGGTCGCCCTGCAGGTAGGAGATCTGCAGCCCGTGAGCGTGGCCGATCTTCTCTGGCTGGAAAACTGCATTCAGGTCCTTCATGGAGATGACAGCTTTGGGAACCTTGGACTTTGTTCCAGTTAACgagatgaaataaaataatgcaCCATAAGAAACGCTTTGAAATGCCTACACTCTCACAGAACACTGTTACTGATGATGAGGTA encodes the following:
- the rhot1b gene encoding mitochondrial Rho GTPase 1b isoform X5, with amino-acid sequence METILPIMNQYSEIETCVECSAKNLKNISELFYYAQKAVLHPTGPLYCPEKKDMKPLCVKALTRIFKVSDLDNDGILNDNELNFFQRTCFNAPLEPQALEDVKNVVRKNLNDGVCDNGLTLKGFLFLHTLFIQRGRHETTWTVLRRFGYDDDLELNQDYLFPPLKIPPDCTTELNHNAYLFLQSVFDKHDKDRDCALSPDELKDLFDVFPYMPWGPDVNNTVCTNDQGWITYQGYLSQWTLTTYLDVQRCLEYLGYLGYSIIAEQESHASGITVTRDKKIDLQKKQTQRSVFRCNVFGDIGSGKSGFLQAFLGQNLMQQNMIKEEHRSYYAISTTYVYGQEKYLLLHEVFPDFDYLSDADMACDIVCLVYDVSNPYSFEYCAKVFKQYFMDSKTPCMMIAAKSDLTEVKQMYRCSPLEFCRRHKMPPPQSFTCNTAAAPSKDIYTKLTTMAMHPHARLRCMCTCNRCTFCLCQNLLNSELLQTVRTKLYAVVHRRHVNQADLKNSTFWLRMSVGATVFAVLGFAMYRVLLRPR
- the rhot1b gene encoding mitochondrial Rho GTPase 1b isoform X2, which codes for MRKDVRILLVGEPKVGKTSLIMSLVSEEFPDVVPYRAEEITIPADVTPERVPTHIVDYSEAEQTDEQLFQEISKANVICIVYSVNNKKSIEKVTSHWIPLITENTDKDSRVPLILVGNKSDLVEHSSMETILPIMNQYSEIETCVECSAKNLKNISELFYYAQKAVLHPTGPLYCPEKKDMKPLCVKALTRIFKVSDLDNDGILNDNELNFFQRTCFNAPLEPQALEDVKNVVRKNLNDGVCDNGLTLKGFLFLHTLFIQRGRHETTWTVLRRFGYDDDLELNQDYLFPPLKIPPDCTTELNHNAYLFLQSVFDKHDKDRDCALSPDELKDLFDVFPYMPWGPDVNNTVCTNDQGWITYQGYLSQWTLTTYLDVQRCLEYLGYLGYSIIAEQESHASGITVTRDKKIDLQKKQTQRSVFRCNVFGDIGSGKSGFLQAFLGQNLMQNMIKEEHRSYYAISTTYVYGQEKYLLLHEVFPDFDYLSDADMACDIVCLVYDVSNPYSFEYCAKVFKQYFMDSKTPCMMIAAKSDLTEVKQMYRCSPLEFCRRHKMPPPQSFTCNTAAAPSKDIYTKLTTMAMHPHARLRCMCTCNRCTFCLCQNLLNSELLQTVRTKLYAVVHRRHVNQADLKNSTFWLRMSVGATVFAVLGFAMYRVLLRPR
- the rhot1b gene encoding mitochondrial Rho GTPase 1b isoform X3 encodes the protein MRKDVRILLVGEPKVGKTSLIMSLVSEEFPDVVPYRAEEITIPADVTPERVPTHIVDYSEAEQTDEQLFQEISKANVICIVYSVNNKKSIEKVTSHWIPLITENTDKDSRVPLILVGNKSDLVEHSSMETILPIMNQYSEIETCVECSAKNLKNISELFYYAQKAVLHPTGPLYCPEKKDMKPLCVKALTRIFKVSDLDNDGILNDNELNFFQRTCFNAPLEPQALEDVKNVVRKNLNDGVCDNGLTLKGFLFLHTLFIQRGRHETTWTVLRRFGYDDDLELNQDYLFPPLKIPPDCTTELNHNAYLFLQSVFDKHDKDRDCALSPDELKDLFDVFPYMPWGPDVNNTVCTNDQGWITYQGYLSQWTLTTYLDVQRCLEYLGYLGYSIIAEQESHASGITVTRDKKIDLQKKQTQRSVFRCNVFGDIGSGKSGFLQAFLGQNLMQQNMIKEEHRSYYAISTTYVYGQEKYLLLHEVFPDFDYLSDADMACDIVCLVYDVSNPYSFEYCAKVFKQYFMDSKTPCMMIAAKSDLTEVKQMYRCSPLEFCRRHKMPPPQSFTCNTAAAPSKDIYTKLTTMAMHPHVNQADLKNSTFWLRMSVGATVFAVLGFAMYRVLLRPR
- the rhot1b gene encoding mitochondrial Rho GTPase 1b isoform X1 — encoded protein: MRKDVRILLVGEPKVGKTSLIMSLVSEEFPDVVPYRAEEITIPADVTPERVPTHIVDYSEAEQTDEQLFQEISKANVICIVYSVNNKKSIEKVTSHWIPLITENTDKDSRVPLILVGNKSDLVEHSSMETILPIMNQYSEIETCVECSAKNLKNISELFYYAQKAVLHPTGPLYCPEKKDMKPLCVKALTRIFKVSDLDNDGILNDNELNFFQRTCFNAPLEPQALEDVKNVVRKNLNDGVCDNGLTLKGFLFLHTLFIQRGRHETTWTVLRRFGYDDDLELNQDYLFPPLKIPPDCTTELNHNAYLFLQSVFDKHDKDRDCALSPDELKDLFDVFPYMPWGPDVNNTVCTNDQGWITYQGYLSQWTLTTYLDVQRCLEYLGYLGYSIIAEQESHASGITVTRDKKIDLQKKQTQRSVFRCNVFGDIGSGKSGFLQAFLGQNLMQQNMIKEEHRSYYAISTTYVYGQEKYLLLHEVFPDFDYLSDADMACDIVCLVYDVSNPYSFEYCAKVFKQYFMDSKTPCMMIAAKSDLTEVKQMYRCSPLEFCRRHKMPPPQSFTCNTAAAPSKDIYTKLTTMAMHPHARLRCMCTCNRCTFCLCQNLLNSELLQTVRTKLYAVVHRRHVNQADLKNSTFWLRMSVGATVFAVLGFAMYRVLLRPR
- the rhot1b gene encoding mitochondrial Rho GTPase 1b isoform X4, whose translation is MRKDVRILLVGEPKVGKTSLIMSLVSEEFPDVVPYRAEEITIPADVTPERVPTHIVDYSEAEQTDEQLFQEISKANVICIVYSVNNKKSIEKVTSHWIPLITENTDKDSRVPLILVGNKSDLVEHSSMETILPIMNQYSEIETCVECSAKNLKNISELFYYAQKAVLHPTGPLYCPEKKDMKPLCVKALTRIFKVSDLDNDGILNDNELNFFQRTCFNAPLEPQALEDVKNVVRKNLNDGVCDNGLTLKGFLFLHTLFIQRGRHETTWTVLRRFGYDDDLELNQDYLFPPLKIPPDCTTELNHNAYLFLQSVFDKHDKDRDCALSPDELKDLFDVFPYMPWGPDVNNTVCTNDQGWITYQGYLSQWTLTTYLDVQRCLEYLGYLGYSIIAEQESHASGITVTRDKKIDLQKKQTQRSVFRCNVFGDIGSGKSGFLQAFLGQNLMQQNMIKEEHRSYYAISTTYVYGQEKYLLLHEVFPDFDYLSDADMACDIVCLVYDVSNPYSFEYCAKVFKQYFMDSKTPCMMIAAKSDLTEVKQMYRCSPLEFCRRHKMPPPQSFTCNTAAAPSKDIYTKLTTMAMHPTSSTLSCCRRSGLNSTLSYTEDT
- the LOC114862665 gene encoding arf-GAP with dual PH domain-containing protein 2, with the protein product MASLERNNKILLDLVRQPGNSSCADCGAPEPDWASYTLGIFVCLNCSGMHRNLPSVSKVKSIRLDLWEDSLIEFMRERGNSAAKAIFEKFVPAFIYQPQQKDCIVLKDQWIRAKYERREFTAENNFLYQSYYADPFESTLWKKGKDNKQFLKRIFLLSRKDFTLKYFIKEDSKVPKAVISMKDLNAVFQPEKIGHAHGLQISYLQGDRTRNLFVYHENGQVIVSVFNAIRATRFAYLQKKHPSQQDSELIPQITRHYLKEGYMEKTGPTQRESFKKRWFTLCSISRKLLYFKTPLDATDLGSVFIGSERHNYSVSETTSKSSRSGRWHRGIALQTPTRQFVFMCEQEQEQAEWLEAFRAIISQPMTPEDYANEANLRRGK